One stretch of Natronobacterium gregoryi SP2 DNA includes these proteins:
- a CDS encoding tyrosine-type recombinase/integrase, whose product MSSLRTESEHPVSADQLAPLNERQRKVYSAKLARFSTYLETEGKEPKRSIGYSDGAVTERVSRFHRAVKWLWSTEGITTEIGIEDVDKINNALEEDRLQKLDGEPYVEGSKRKFNDVLRNWCAFLGEDWQPEYEFSDDAPAKENRPDPFRKEELKRLTEAALTYKTIPSYNNLSPDERDRWKAHIAQELGKPKEDVRPADWDHINHSWKIPSLVRTSRGHGWRPDLVRRLKVQWYDSKTQTIHIPAGEAPKNDAPWNVELTDEEALYLENWLDQRELMERYDGRDEIWLNRKANPYDSGPLNDLLDNLMEEADIETRGRKLVWYSFRHSIGTYVYDEYRDLEIVAEQLRQTTTSAASKYVHKLPELKREAAELM is encoded by the coding sequence ATGAGCAGTCTCCGGACAGAGTCTGAACACCCGGTCTCTGCCGATCAGTTAGCGCCGTTGAACGAACGTCAGCGGAAAGTGTACAGTGCGAAGTTAGCTCGGTTTAGCACGTATCTGGAGACAGAAGGCAAAGAACCAAAGAGGAGTATCGGATACTCAGACGGCGCAGTTACTGAACGAGTTTCTCGGTTTCACAGAGCGGTGAAGTGGCTCTGGTCAACGGAGGGGATCACGACGGAAATTGGAATAGAGGACGTAGATAAGATCAATAATGCGCTTGAGGAGGATCGGCTCCAGAAGCTTGACGGTGAGCCGTATGTGGAGGGGAGCAAGCGGAAATTCAACGACGTACTGAGAAATTGGTGTGCCTTCCTAGGTGAGGACTGGCAGCCGGAATACGAATTCAGTGATGACGCTCCAGCGAAGGAAAACAGGCCAGATCCATTTCGGAAGGAGGAACTGAAGCGACTGACGGAGGCGGCACTTACCTATAAAACCATCCCGAGTTACAACAACCTCTCACCTGATGAGCGAGATCGGTGGAAAGCACATATCGCCCAAGAACTCGGGAAGCCAAAAGAAGACGTACGGCCGGCTGACTGGGATCACATAAACCACTCGTGGAAGATTCCATCACTTGTCCGGACGAGTCGCGGGCATGGATGGCGACCTGATCTAGTCAGGAGACTGAAGGTCCAATGGTACGATTCAAAGACGCAAACAATCCATATACCAGCCGGCGAAGCACCGAAAAACGACGCTCCATGGAATGTCGAGTTGACGGACGAAGAAGCGCTGTACCTCGAAAACTGGCTCGACCAGCGAGAGCTGATGGAGCGCTACGATGGCCGTGACGAAATCTGGCTCAACCGAAAAGCGAACCCGTACGATTCCGGGCCGTTAAACGATCTTCTGGATAATCTCATGGAAGAAGCGGATATCGAAACACGCGGACGGAAGCTTGTCTGGTATTCGTTCCGCCACTCAATCGGTACCTACGTCTACGACGAGTACCGAGATCTCGAAATCGTTGCAGAGCAACTCCGACAGACCACTACCTCAGCCGCGAGCAAGTACGTCCACAAGCTACCGGAACTCAAACGCGAAGCTGCTGAATTGATGTGA
- a CDS encoding SNARE domain-containing protein has translation MKFTFNGQNIDVHSQRIILGLKGGRVRGVQDLARVAGWDVDRDPGARNKARHRLENNLVPAGLVEVAGTTHKQGGEATMFQLTDLGKDALAEELPPEFAGEPTVSTNAQRIEDLEETVASLQERIERESQRIDDRPTRQTLKRYEEQYDDLVDKSERLIAEAKEFRNSAWEAVWEVRDEAG, from the coding sequence ATGAAGTTCACCTTCAACGGTCAGAACATCGACGTTCACTCGCAGCGTATCATCCTCGGTCTCAAGGGTGGTCGCGTTCGAGGTGTGCAGGACCTCGCGCGGGTTGCGGGTTGGGATGTCGACAGAGACCCGGGAGCTCGCAACAAGGCGCGACACCGTCTTGAGAACAACCTGGTGCCGGCTGGCCTCGTCGAGGTCGCAGGTACGACCCACAAACAGGGTGGAGAGGCAACGATGTTCCAGCTCACCGACCTTGGCAAGGATGCGCTCGCGGAGGAACTCCCCCCGGAATTCGCGGGCGAACCAACCGTCTCAACTAACGCACAGCGCATTGAGGACCTGGAGGAGACAGTAGCGAGTCTGCAGGAGCGCATTGAACGGGAGAGCCAGCGCATCGACGACCGCCCGACGAGGCAGACCCTCAAGCGGTACGAGGAGCAGTACGATGACCTCGTCGACAAGTCTGAGCGCCTCATCGCCGAGGCCAAGGAATTCCGCAACTCGGCATGGGAGGCGGTCTGGGAAGTCCGGGATGAAGCAGGGTAA
- a CDS encoding DsbA family protein, which yields MFVFLGSYSGGGGGSSDDDDSQDEGSTDNQTQTGIDDFGGAEEDDSGNGEGAAAGVAGAAGAAAGAGAGSGAASGAGAGAGIEPPEGEDPEECDEAEDGEEGENEEESEPESPEVEEPDLEEPDAERESDVEDTDEDVDEEDTDEEEEDDDEEEDETIVVVQEVDALSAMSWGVQPVMKRVEECYGEEIELFYKPAPVRDLDPEQEKQKWEKCSEELSMPVDPSFWDDDPPESTGLVNKAFEASIQQYRGVDYIRTLWRRGIAAGRDINDREVLIDLASELGLDSDQFQEDLDETELKTSERGELPFTLMEIQGKPVPKNGRVRYTDFKTQFTFQGIDEQKPQDLQSFIEEHGPVATPEVMEVYEIQREEAVQHLKNLDCVSSFEAGSEEFWNHSDQYT from the coding sequence ATGTTCGTATTCCTTGGTTCGTACAGCGGAGGCGGCGGAGGTTCATCGGATGACGATGATTCGCAGGATGAAGGATCGACAGACAACCAGACTCAAACCGGTATTGATGATTTCGGCGGAGCTGAAGAAGATGATTCCGGTAACGGTGAAGGTGCTGCTGCAGGCGTTGCCGGTGCCGCAGGTGCTGCAGCTGGTGCTGGTGCCGGTAGTGGTGCTGCTTCAGGGGCCGGTGCTGGTGCTGGTATCGAGCCACCGGAAGGGGAAGATCCTGAAGAGTGTGATGAAGCAGAGGATGGTGAAGAGGGTGAGAACGAAGAGGAGTCAGAGCCTGAATCCCCGGAGGTCGAAGAACCCGATCTCGAAGAGCCAGATGCAGAGCGGGAAAGTGACGTTGAGGACACGGACGAAGACGTAGACGAGGAGGACACCGATGAAGAGGAAGAAGACGATGATGAGGAGGAAGATGAGACGATAGTCGTGGTCCAAGAGGTTGATGCGTTGAGCGCGATGTCGTGGGGCGTCCAACCGGTGATGAAGCGGGTTGAGGAATGTTACGGTGAGGAGATTGAACTCTTCTATAAGCCGGCTCCTGTCCGTGATCTGGATCCAGAGCAGGAGAAACAGAAGTGGGAGAAGTGTAGTGAGGAGTTGAGTATGCCTGTTGATCCTTCGTTCTGGGACGATGACCCGCCGGAGTCTACGGGCCTGGTCAATAAGGCGTTCGAGGCATCAATCCAGCAGTATCGTGGGGTAGATTACATTCGGACGTTGTGGCGTCGTGGTATTGCAGCTGGCCGCGACATCAACGACCGAGAGGTCCTGATTGATCTGGCGTCAGAACTCGGGTTGGATTCTGACCAGTTCCAAGAAGATCTGGACGAGACCGAACTGAAGACAAGTGAGCGTGGCGAGCTTCCGTTCACGCTCATGGAAATCCAAGGAAAGCCAGTCCCCAAGAATGGCCGTGTCCGGTACACGGACTTCAAGACCCAGTTCACATTCCAAGGTATCGACGAGCAGAAGCCGCAGGACTTGCAGAGCTTTATCGAGGAACACGGACCTGTAGCCACTCCTGAGGTAATGGAGGTATATGAGATCCAGCGTGAAGAAGCTGTTCAGCATCTCAAGAACTTGGACTGTGTTTCATCGTTCGAGGCCGGTAGCGAAGAATTCTGGAATCATTCTGACCAATACACCTGA
- a CDS encoding MarR family transcriptional regulator — translation MSRSTTNNEKVESLSSTDTFADGTHLDIPTHDAYDKVGIDYSDVDEMPTETRINVDGITHARPTTVQLNDDNELYQSRYEYTQELIKEEDHIPRAEADPDRGHNHPYPLATWNPSWAKDDREVTLGFFSSKSWYGMETESGNWSRYYTYHLQLYDNIEKGTDGITNLSSSTSVTIEMRDHDMVTENLNKCNWKKSESGQMVEGTAINIQASYVEDGEEAIERVREMFEVGFGEEFAEKHLNENNINYDTLHCEQPEVYKRFDSDLLDSGVSTLRDSTDLITSGDESGSGSERGEWEKDHYTIYGFTSDYFAGLGLHSPTDEDGEPLVEEVYLKIYMHQQARQLPDDHMLSNPKIEAKAYGKYYESDWNAVRQYLNQIVNMHCHHAGIKDEDLIADNWFNPEERDATEWKLPTGRRAQVRQYWASDRVRRNIEQRLFEADTDNYLATILGVLRKGGNVTRSTLAEYTGLSKRGVSRIVRKLKDDNILTREDHGQTFVKFAPGPAKKKVREILDRAGMTERELEEKRKDIREENIQRRERRNSKENESSPGDNEDEEVDTGGRPANPLKPLAKLPIDMQDLYDDYRAGCVTDEDIHVDTRVHESYAPW, via the coding sequence ATGAGTCGCTCAACAACCAATAACGAGAAAGTCGAATCACTCAGCAGCACCGATACGTTTGCTGACGGCACTCACCTAGATATTCCGACGCACGACGCTTACGACAAAGTTGGCATCGACTACAGCGATGTCGATGAGATGCCAACTGAGACACGCATCAACGTCGATGGAATCACGCACGCCCGTCCAACCACAGTTCAACTCAACGACGACAACGAACTCTACCAGAGCCGGTACGAGTACACGCAGGAACTCATCAAAGAGGAGGACCACATTCCCCGGGCGGAAGCAGACCCCGACCGCGGCCACAATCACCCGTACCCGCTCGCTACGTGGAACCCGAGCTGGGCCAAGGACGACCGCGAAGTCACTCTTGGATTCTTCAGCAGTAAGAGTTGGTACGGGATGGAGACTGAGAGCGGCAACTGGAGCCGGTACTACACCTACCACCTCCAGCTGTATGATAACATCGAGAAGGGCACTGATGGCATCACCAACCTCTCCAGCAGCACCTCTGTCACCATCGAGATGCGCGACCACGATATGGTCACAGAGAACCTGAACAAGTGTAACTGGAAGAAGAGCGAGAGCGGCCAGATGGTCGAGGGAACCGCAATCAACATCCAAGCCTCCTACGTTGAGGACGGTGAGGAAGCCATCGAACGCGTGCGAGAGATGTTCGAGGTTGGCTTCGGCGAAGAGTTCGCTGAGAAGCATCTCAACGAGAACAACATCAACTACGACACGCTCCACTGCGAGCAGCCCGAGGTGTACAAGCGGTTCGACTCTGACCTCCTTGACAGTGGCGTCAGCACTCTCCGCGATTCCACCGACCTCATCACCTCCGGGGACGAGAGCGGGTCAGGCAGCGAACGCGGCGAGTGGGAGAAAGACCACTACACCATCTACGGGTTCACGAGCGACTACTTCGCTGGTCTCGGACTGCACAGCCCCACCGACGAGGACGGGGAGCCGCTCGTTGAGGAAGTGTATCTCAAAATCTACATGCACCAGCAGGCTCGACAGCTCCCGGACGACCACATGCTGTCGAACCCCAAAATCGAGGCGAAGGCATACGGCAAGTACTACGAGAGCGACTGGAACGCTGTCCGCCAGTACCTTAACCAGATTGTGAACATGCATTGCCACCACGCCGGCATCAAGGACGAGGACCTCATCGCCGACAACTGGTTCAACCCGGAGGAACGCGACGCGACCGAATGGAAGCTGCCCACCGGCCGACGCGCACAGGTTCGCCAATACTGGGCCAGCGACCGAGTCCGGCGCAACATTGAGCAGCGCCTGTTCGAAGCTGACACCGACAACTACCTCGCTACCATTCTCGGCGTCCTCCGCAAGGGAGGCAACGTCACGCGCTCCACGCTCGCCGAGTACACCGGGCTCTCCAAGCGAGGTGTCTCTCGCATCGTCAGAAAGCTCAAGGATGACAACATCCTGACCCGGGAAGACCACGGGCAGACCTTCGTCAAGTTCGCCCCAGGCCCCGCGAAGAAGAAGGTCCGGGAAATACTCGACCGCGCCGGCATGACCGAGCGCGAACTCGAAGAGAAGCGGAAGGACATCCGCGAGGAGAACATCCAGCGCCGCGAGCGGCGGAACTCCAAGGAGAACGAGAGTTCCCCCGGGGACAACGAGGATGAGGAAGTCGATACCGGCGGCCGCCCCGCCAATCCGCTCAAGCCGCTCGCCAAGCTTCCCATCGACATGCAAGACCTGTATGATGACTACCGAGCAGGCTGCGTGACCGATGAGGACATCCACGTGGATACGAGAGTCCACGAAAGTTACGCACCCTGGTAG
- a CDS encoding tyrosine-type recombinase/integrase, whose amino-acid sequence MSQEANSRFEWPEKFASANTLAVPRKSQEQLNLREQQRYADFRRNLFKWMVTEGKNPRAGDGYSLSSLSEHSSRLDQFLRWLWNHEGRFTVRVTQDHADDYLETVLRESDYSKNHKRKTVNTLQILFKYKAREQYGDHDWDPVTKFREPSTPRNFTDYLRPPELDKIKSAALSYGSVPPRNQLSEDELDFWQAEIAQRFGKPKAELDEEDWMRANSYKIPSLVSISCDVGFRPCEVNRSRLGWFRKETKEMVIPKNESSKNEGNWECYLSDESVELLERWEEERELYDEYENTNAVWLTREGNPYTAQSLRDLMRRLFEEAGMSTEERELGWYLIRRGAGTIIGKQGVLPVMEQLRIKRVSTAKRYVKTSEETLREAVNSY is encoded by the coding sequence ATGTCACAAGAGGCGAACAGTAGATTCGAATGGCCGGAGAAATTCGCTTCCGCGAATACTCTGGCCGTCCCACGCAAATCGCAAGAACAGCTGAACCTCCGTGAGCAACAACGATATGCAGACTTCCGCCGAAATCTGTTCAAGTGGATGGTAACGGAGGGTAAGAACCCGCGTGCAGGCGACGGCTACTCCCTCTCGTCGCTCTCAGAACATAGCTCACGCCTCGACCAGTTTCTCCGGTGGTTGTGGAACCACGAGGGACGCTTCACTGTCCGCGTAACGCAAGACCACGCAGACGACTACCTGGAGACTGTCCTCCGGGAGAGCGATTATTCGAAAAATCATAAGCGGAAGACGGTCAACACGCTCCAAATCCTCTTCAAATACAAAGCTCGTGAGCAGTATGGTGACCACGACTGGGACCCAGTCACTAAGTTCAGAGAGCCTTCCACGCCGCGGAACTTCACGGACTACCTCCGGCCCCCGGAACTGGACAAAATCAAATCTGCAGCGCTGTCCTATGGTTCGGTCCCCCCACGAAACCAGCTATCAGAAGACGAGCTGGACTTCTGGCAAGCAGAGATAGCACAACGGTTCGGAAAGCCAAAGGCCGAACTCGACGAGGAAGACTGGATGCGTGCGAACTCGTACAAGATACCGTCGCTCGTCTCCATCTCGTGCGATGTAGGATTCCGTCCCTGTGAGGTCAACCGGTCCCGGCTCGGCTGGTTCCGTAAAGAAACGAAGGAGATGGTCATTCCGAAGAACGAGTCCTCGAAAAACGAAGGCAACTGGGAGTGCTACCTCTCCGATGAGTCAGTCGAACTCCTAGAACGGTGGGAAGAAGAGCGAGAGCTGTACGACGAGTACGAAAACACGAACGCAGTCTGGCTAACGCGCGAAGGGAACCCGTACACTGCGCAGTCGCTCCGCGACCTCATGCGCCGGTTGTTTGAGGAGGCCGGGATGTCGACGGAGGAGCGCGAACTAGGCTGGTACCTTATTCGCCGGGGTGCTGGCACAATCATCGGTAAGCAGGGTGTCCTCCCCGTGATGGAGCAGCTCCGCATCAAACGCGTCTCGACAGCCAAACGATACGTGAAAACGTCTGAGGAGACCCTCAGAGAGGCTGTCAACAGTTACTGA
- a CDS encoding DeoR family transcriptional regulator gives MSPEVKTLRDEVWNAALEELVARGKFKTADLLDKLDLSESQRQTVRRTLNALEEDGWLERESEQSGIWRLGWKGKMLLNVSEETIDQSRQ, from the coding sequence ATGTCACCTGAAGTGAAGACGCTCAGAGACGAGGTCTGGAACGCTGCGCTCGAAGAGCTCGTCGCCCGCGGGAAGTTCAAGACCGCCGACCTTCTCGACAAGTTAGACCTATCCGAGAGCCAACGACAGACCGTCCGGCGGACGCTCAATGCCCTCGAAGAAGACGGGTGGCTCGAACGCGAGAGCGAGCAGTCCGGTATCTGGCGGCTGGGATGGAAGGGCAAGATGCTTTTGAATGTCTCAGAAGAAACAATCGACCAGTCACGCCAGTAG
- a CDS encoding restriction endonuclease: protein MDDSIQSGEDFERWCSGVKPTALEEIVATIYREQGWSAHTTPPTNDGGVDVIFASDDSSSDIDALVQVKRYTGIYTTVDADALYKLQEAAKTHDPNRLIVVSTGQFGNPIETEAADTDDYVVELVRCRDLYDQITLEVVSLLTETYSSFPHRKNWWERSDYPNQ from the coding sequence ATGGATGATAGTATTCAATCCGGCGAGGATTTTGAAAGGTGGTGTTCAGGGGTCAAGCCAACAGCGTTAGAGGAGATCGTCGCTACGATATATCGAGAGCAAGGTTGGAGCGCTCACACCACCCCACCGACTAATGATGGTGGCGTTGACGTGATATTCGCTTCAGATGATTCCTCCTCGGATATCGATGCACTTGTTCAAGTAAAGCGCTACACCGGAATCTACACGACTGTTGATGCTGACGCGCTTTATAAACTCCAGGAAGCTGCGAAAACCCATGATCCAAACCGATTGATCGTGGTTTCGACCGGACAGTTTGGTAATCCGATTGAAACTGAAGCTGCCGACACAGATGATTACGTTGTAGAATTGGTACGGTGCCGCGATCTCTATGACCAGATTACCCTCGAAGTGGTGTCTCTCCTAACAGAGACCTATTCCTCATTTCCTCATCGCAAAAACTGGTGGGAGCGATCAGACTACCCCAATCAATAG
- a CDS encoding tyrosine-type recombinase/integrase, whose product MVDLDDYPVVTEDAESYLNKRQLLDYRSEREECLEWLLTFGKKPDEVVGYAPGTVKPRCYRMDRFYRYVWELEEGYTVNLSHEHADSWMNHLARRDVSATHKRNCMKALMMLYKWLHHERGLGEWEPEFRFSADNSTQPRDYLTQDERRAIRDAALEYGSVPSYNNLTPTERDRWKQYLAQRFEKPKSEVTPDDWDRANGWKIPSLVWTSLDAGLRPVEVERATIGWVDADNSVLRIPKEESAKGDEHWVVGLRDRTAEILWEWCQQRRTYPQYDGTDKLWLTRQRNPYGTSALRDVLHRLCDIADIDTEHRQMSWYTIRHSVGTYMTREEDLAAAQTQLRHKSPETTMKYDQTPVEDRRDALDRMG is encoded by the coding sequence ATGGTCGATCTCGACGACTACCCCGTCGTCACTGAGGATGCGGAGTCATACCTGAACAAACGACAGTTGCTCGACTACCGGTCCGAACGTGAGGAGTGTTTAGAGTGGCTACTGACGTTTGGGAAGAAACCAGACGAGGTAGTCGGGTACGCCCCCGGGACTGTGAAGCCTCGCTGTTACCGGATGGATCGCTTCTACCGGTACGTGTGGGAGTTGGAAGAGGGATACACGGTGAACCTCTCACACGAGCATGCCGACTCCTGGATGAACCATCTCGCACGCCGCGACGTCAGCGCGACACACAAGCGCAACTGCATGAAGGCGCTCATGATGCTGTACAAGTGGTTGCATCACGAACGTGGTCTCGGCGAGTGGGAGCCGGAGTTCCGGTTTTCCGCCGACAACAGCACCCAGCCACGGGATTACCTCACACAAGATGAGCGACGAGCGATCCGTGATGCTGCGCTTGAGTACGGGTCTGTGCCCTCGTACAACAATCTCACGCCGACTGAGCGTGATCGGTGGAAGCAGTACCTGGCACAGCGGTTCGAGAAGCCGAAGTCGGAAGTCACGCCGGACGATTGGGATCGAGCCAACGGGTGGAAGATCCCGTCGCTCGTCTGGACGAGTCTTGATGCGGGGCTTCGCCCAGTGGAGGTCGAACGAGCGACGATCGGGTGGGTTGATGCTGATAACAGCGTCCTTCGGATCCCGAAAGAAGAGAGTGCAAAAGGGGACGAGCACTGGGTCGTCGGGCTGCGAGATCGAACCGCAGAGATCCTCTGGGAATGGTGTCAACAGCGTCGGACGTACCCGCAGTACGATGGAACCGATAAACTCTGGCTGACTCGTCAACGGAACCCGTACGGAACATCAGCACTTCGTGATGTTCTCCATCGACTGTGTGATATCGCCGATATCGATACCGAACATCGACAGATGAGCTGGTACACGATTCGTCATTCAGTTGGCACGTATATGACACGTGAAGAAGATCTAGCCGCAGCGCAAACACAACTCCGGCACAAGAGTCCAGAGACGACCATGAAATACGATCAGACCCCCGTCGAAGATCGACGGGACGCCCTCGACCGGATGGGATAA
- a CDS encoding IS1595 family transposase produces the protein MIPLDVFGSESVAADLLEQVRWRNGVTCPRCRSDLTVKNGSYGHFQRYLCKNCDRTFNDKTGTIFAHSKVALRKWLFSIYAFLRFNTSLRQLQIEIDVQYKTIYQRVERFTKALDAPSLDLVGPVEIDEVYVSAGLKGRERDQESRSRGLSTRGRGTYEQDKPPVFTIVDRGTGDRYVIPAKSADESTIRLLLENRQKEPLTVYTDGFRAYDPLAEDDAFDREYVVHGDGEYANENVHVNTCESHGSLLRPWLSPHRGISKDKLTQYLRAFQLRRKLLRKPGREALKHAIKATL, from the coding sequence ATGATCCCGCTAGATGTGTTTGGGTCGGAATCGGTCGCAGCGGACCTGTTAGAGCAGGTTCGCTGGCGTAACGGTGTTACTTGCCCTCGCTGCCGTTCTGACCTGACGGTCAAGAACGGTAGCTATGGGCACTTTCAGCGCTATCTCTGTAAGAATTGCGACCGCACGTTCAACGACAAGACCGGCACAATCTTCGCCCATTCGAAAGTCGCACTCAGAAAGTGGCTGTTCTCGATTTACGCGTTTCTCCGGTTTAACACGAGTCTTCGTCAACTTCAGATAGAGATCGACGTCCAGTACAAAACGATCTATCAGCGCGTCGAGCGCTTCACGAAGGCGCTTGATGCACCTTCGCTTGACCTTGTCGGACCGGTCGAAATCGATGAAGTCTACGTTTCTGCAGGGCTGAAAGGCCGCGAGCGCGACCAAGAGTCGCGCTCGCGTGGCCTGTCCACGCGTGGGCGAGGAACGTACGAGCAGGACAAACCGCCGGTGTTCACGATCGTCGATCGTGGCACCGGCGACCGATACGTGATCCCAGCGAAATCAGCCGACGAATCGACGATTCGGCTCCTTCTCGAAAACCGTCAGAAGGAGCCACTGACCGTCTACACTGACGGATTTCGTGCCTACGATCCACTGGCCGAGGACGACGCATTCGACCGCGAATACGTCGTCCACGGCGACGGCGAATACGCCAACGAAAACGTACACGTCAACACCTGCGAGAGCCACGGATCGCTGCTGCGACCGTGGCTCTCGCCTCATCGAGGCATCTCAAAAGACAAGCTCACACAGTATCTCCGAGCGTTCCAACTTCGACGAAAGCTACTGCGGAAACCAGGGAGAGAAGCGCTCAAACACGCTATCAAAGCGACGCTATGA
- a CDS encoding DUF4268 domain-containing protein, with translation MENQFGSTDHDHLGKLLTYAAGIDAGFVVWVAEGFRDEHRSVLDWLNTRDSSGARFFGVRPRIVSVGTDDATLGFEFTIVVEPNDWERELRDPLSDREQGYRDFFASLVDAYAEHRPSWNRLTPQPRSYLTFGAGISGVSFGWVFHGETEFSVELYIDAGDAEQNNAIFESLKEDQTTIESNLETEVVWEPLPNGRACRIKVPRPTPAPVEELTPDEQNELIDWGTNQMDAFREVIEPRLTQF, from the coding sequence ATCGAAAACCAGTTCGGATCAACTGATCATGACCATCTCGGTAAGTTACTGACGTACGCCGCCGGTATTGACGCCGGGTTTGTCGTATGGGTCGCTGAAGGGTTTCGAGACGAACATCGGTCCGTTCTCGACTGGTTAAACACCCGCGACTCTTCCGGCGCTCGGTTCTTCGGTGTCCGACCCCGCATCGTCAGTGTCGGTACTGACGACGCTACTCTCGGGTTCGAGTTCACGATCGTCGTTGAGCCGAACGACTGGGAACGAGAACTCCGTGACCCGCTTTCCGATCGAGAACAAGGGTACCGGGACTTCTTCGCCAGTCTCGTTGATGCGTACGCAGAACACCGTCCAAGCTGGAACCGGTTAACCCCACAGCCACGATCATACTTGACGTTCGGTGCAGGAATCAGTGGCGTCTCGTTTGGATGGGTGTTTCACGGCGAGACCGAATTCTCCGTTGAGCTGTATATCGATGCTGGCGATGCAGAGCAAAACAACGCAATCTTCGAGTCGCTCAAAGAAGACCAAACAACCATTGAATCGAATCTCGAAACTGAAGTCGTCTGGGAACCACTTCCCAACGGACGAGCATGCCGAATCAAAGTCCCACGACCAACCCCTGCTCCCGTCGAAGAACTCACCCCTGACGAACAGAACGAACTGATCGACTGGGGAACAAACCAGATGGACGCGTTCCGTGAGGTAATCGAGCCGCGGCTCACCCAGTTCTAA
- a CDS encoding HNH endonuclease: MSPELQREPEHRLPLGMTVIDSDAGYDRYIVVGHPDETCGEFIVQGTEKTVADFNDGYDEETPVIQVVAKETLDESVDNWTRMSLGDLQSEASAAGLKIYSYPSKRLQSAFSHVPNRVETHRDLICYQYARLTHLASTIDHPDQFKGWLLWTKYNELTSGEITMSSVLKENQYQLKENLGCCTYCNRESETTFDHIIPRDAGGADDISNMVPACKSCNSSKNNKNIIDWHQEHEFPIDRVVVGKYLKLRWNEFKEADLLDEEIPDSLRSRWEGLEIARRIDQAITMHPDR, encoded by the coding sequence ATGTCTCCTGAACTGCAACGCGAACCGGAACATCGGCTTCCGCTGGGAATGACTGTAATTGATTCTGATGCGGGGTACGACCGATATATTGTGGTAGGTCACCCTGACGAGACGTGTGGCGAATTCATAGTTCAAGGTACAGAGAAGACTGTTGCAGATTTCAACGATGGCTACGATGAGGAGACCCCTGTTATCCAAGTCGTTGCAAAGGAGACGCTTGATGAGAGCGTAGATAATTGGACAAGGATGTCATTGGGGGATCTTCAATCGGAAGCGTCTGCTGCTGGATTGAAGATCTATTCGTATCCTTCTAAGCGTCTACAGTCTGCGTTTTCACACGTTCCAAATCGCGTAGAGACGCATCGTGATCTCATCTGTTATCAGTATGCTCGACTCACTCATCTAGCTTCGACGATTGATCATCCAGACCAATTCAAAGGGTGGTTGCTGTGGACTAAATACAATGAGTTGACGAGCGGTGAGATCACAATGTCGTCGGTGCTAAAAGAGAATCAGTACCAGCTGAAGGAGAATCTTGGCTGCTGCACGTACTGTAACCGAGAGTCTGAAACTACGTTCGACCATATCATTCCTCGTGACGCTGGAGGAGCGGATGACATTAGCAACATGGTTCCTGCATGTAAGTCCTGCAACTCCAGTAAGAATAACAAAAACATCATAGACTGGCATCAAGAACATGAGTTTCCAATTGATCGTGTTGTCGTCGGGAAATACTTGAAGCTCAGGTGGAATGAATTCAAGGAAGCCGATCTCCTAGACGAAGAAATTCCTGACTCACTCCGTAGCCGGTGGGAGGGTCTCGAAATTGCACGCAGAATCGATCAAGCCATTACTATGCACCCCGACAGGTGA
- a CDS encoding PDDEXK family nuclease, whose product MPIEFGLWRTDGDEYSRVPSGKLDDESRLEELVKKDPNLLGRNILITGSKSGQRAKQLDLLGIDAEDDLHIIKLKRDRTPRDVIAQALDYAPWVRTLTHDDLTEIYSEFDDDREHN is encoded by the coding sequence ATGCCGATCGAGTTTGGGCTTTGGCGTACCGACGGTGATGAGTACTCTCGTGTCCCGTCCGGGAAACTTGACGACGAGTCACGTCTCGAAGAGTTAGTGAAAAAAGACCCGAACCTCCTCGGACGGAATATCTTAATTACGGGCAGCAAGTCCGGACAGCGAGCGAAGCAACTTGATCTCCTCGGGATAGACGCCGAAGACGACCTTCACATCATCAAACTCAAACGCGACCGCACACCACGCGACGTTATCGCGCAAGCACTCGACTACGCGCCCTGGGTTCGAACACTCACTCATGATGACCTCACCGAGATCTACAGTGAGTTCGATGACGATCGAGAACATAACTAA